The Pseudochaenichthys georgianus chromosome 24, fPseGeo1.2, whole genome shotgun sequence genome includes a region encoding these proteins:
- the LOC117439588 gene encoding trans-L-3-hydroxyproline dehydratase, which translates to MEMQLPPHEGDELSVVDMHTGGEPLRIIHSGYPEVKGDSVLSKRRYVREHLDHLRRVLMFEPRGHYDMYGALVVDSELPEADLGVLFMHNEGYSTMCGHAIIALGRFAVDYKLVKEPQSPETQVNIHCPCGLVKAFVEYSEGKTGGVRFLSVPAFTFATDVTVSLERFGDVTVDISYGGAFYAFVDAKRFGLDVTTSRTRDLVDAATAVTNTVKSQVKLYHPTSDDLAFLYGTILTDGKDDYSSDPTANMCVFAEAQVDRSPTGSGVTARVALQYHRGLIQLNQTRTFQSRATGSQFTGRAVEETKCGDFKAVVVEVSGRAFYTGVSRFVQEPEDKLTHGFLLK; encoded by the exons ATGGAAATGCAGCTCCCACCTCACGAGGGAGACGAGCTCTCCGTGGTGGACATGCACACAGGTGGAGAGCCTCTACGGATCATCCACAGCGGCTACCCAGAGGTCAAAGGTGACAGCGTGCTGTCCAAACGCCGTTACGTGCGGGAACATCTGGATCACCTCAGGAGGGTGCTGATGTTCGAGCCCCGGGGACACTACGACATGTACGGGGCCCTGGTGGTGGACAGCGAGCTGCCTGAGGCGGACCTGGGGGTCCTGTTCATGCACAACGAGGGGTACAGCACCATGTGTGGGCACGCCATCATCGCACTGGGCCGCTTCGCCGTGGACTACAAACTGGTGAAGGAGCCCCAGTCCCCAGAGACCCAGGTGAACATCCACTGTCCCTGTGGGCTGGTGAAGGCGTTCGTGGAGTACTCTGAGGGGAAAACTGGGGGAGTGAGGTTTCTCAGTGTGCCTGCCTTCACATTCGCTACAG atgttACAGTGTCTTTGGAAAGGTTTGGAGATGTGACGGTCGACATCAGCTACGGAGGAGCCTTCTACGCCTTTGTGGACGCAAAGAGGTTTGGGCTGGATGTGACCACGTCCAGGACTCGAGACCTAGTAGACGCAGCCACAGCGGTGACCAACACTGTCAAATCTCAG GTGAAGTTGTACCACCCAACCAGTGATGATCTGGCCTTCCTCTATGGCACCATCCTCACTGATGGCAAAGATGATTATTCCTCTGACCCCACTgccaatatgtgtgtgtttgctgaaGCTCAG GTGGACCGGAGCCCCACTGGTTCAGGTGTTACGGCCAGAGTGGCTCTGCAGTATCACAGAGGTCTCATCCAGCTGAACCAGACCAGGACGTTTCAGAGTAGAGCCACAGGGTCCCAGTTCACAGGGAGAGCCGTCGAG gAGACTAAGTGTGGAGACTTCAAGGCTGTCGTGGTGGAAGTTTCCGGCAGAGCCTTTTACACCGGAGTTTCACGCTTCGTGCAGGAGCCGGAGGACAAGTTGACACATGGCTTCCTGCTGAAATGA
- the sgpp1a gene encoding sphingosine-1-phosphate phosphatase 1 gives MATDLLKTFVQMCNYLQDPRHVARFQKVCGVKGTFPVKPSELDRGESEPESPVLRKRGPDSSVIHGADGDAKGVQGDITAGPDAPSVDPDTTRAKPLRKNSLTGDVGQEFLIHNKFLFYLFTFGTELGNEMFFIVFFPFLFWNIDALVSRRLIVVWAWNLFVGQSTKDMVRWSRPASPPVVKVEVFYNSEYSMPSTHAMTGTAIPFCLFMLTYGRWQYSFLFGFSVALSWSVLVCVSRVYMGMHSILEVITGFLYSLLILAFFHPLLETIDSFYMTDHFAPLVIIVSHVSLGLVAFSLDSWSTSRGDTAQALGTGVGAAIGTHVNYQLGLLLDPQLSSLPLTLPPISFSLVFLSLLRFVIGVAVILVTRMVMKAVTIPSLCRLFGLPTDDVRQARQHMKVELPYRYIVYSVVGFSCVSVVPLFFKIFSLA, from the exons ATGGCGACCGACCTTTTAAAGACGTTTGTACAGATGTGTAATTATCTCCAAGACCCCCGCCATGTAGCGAGGTTTCAAAAAGTGTGCGGCGTTAAAGGGACATTTCCGGTTAAACCGAGCGAGCTGGACCGCGGGGAGTCGGAGCCTGAAAGCCCCGtgctgaggaagaggggacCGGACAGTAGTGTTATACACGGAGCAGACGGGGATGCGAAGGGGGTGCAGGGTGACATTACAGCCGGGCCTGATGCTCCGTCCGTCGACCCGGACACAACCAGAGCGAAACCCCTGCGGAAAAACTCCCTGACCGGAGACGTGGGTCAGGAGTTCCTCATCCACAACAAGTTTCTGTTCTACCTGTTCACGTTCGGGACGGAGCTGGGCAACGAGATGTTCTTCATCGTCTTCTTCCCCTTCCTCTTCTGGAACATCGACGCCCTGGTCAGCCGGAGACTCATCGTGGTCTGGGCCTGGAACCTGTTCGTGGGACAGTCCACCAAAGACATGGTCCGCTGGTCCCGGCCCGCGTCCCCTCCTGTGGTCAAGGTGGAGGTCTTCTACAACTCCGAGTACAGTATGCCGTCCACGCACGCTATGACGGGGACAGCCATACCCTTCTGTCTCTTCATGCTCACCTATGGACGGTGGCAG TACTCCTTCCTCTTCGGGTTCAGTGTGGCTCTCAGCTGGAGCGTCCTGGTCTGTGTCAGCAGAGTCTACATGGGGATGCATTCTATTCTG GAGGTAATCACCGGGTTCCTGTACAGCCTTCTTATTCTAGCCTTTTTCCACCCACTTTTGGAGACGATTGACAGCTTCTACATGACGGACCACTTTGCTCCACTTGTGATTATCGTGTCACATGTGAGCCTGGGACTTGTGGCTTTCTCTCTGGACTCCTGGAGCACTTCTCGGGGCGACACAGCTCAGGCTCTGGGCACCGGGGTAGGGGCTGCCATCGGCACCCACGTGAACTACCAGCTGGGTCTGCTGCTGGACCCCCAGCTGTCCTCCCTTCCTCTAACTTTACCACCCATCAGCTTCAGCTTGGTATTCCTCTCCCTGCTGCGCTTCGTCATCGGAGTTGCCGTCATCCTCGTCACGAGAATGGTCATGAAAGCAGTGACTATCCCGTCCTTATGTCGACTCTTCGGCCTGCCAACAGACGACGTGAGACAAGCGCGGCAGCACATGAAAGTAGAGCTGCCGTACCGTTACATCGTCTACAGTGTTGTTGGTTTTAGTTGTGTCAGTGTGGTGCCTCTCTTCTTTAAGATCTTCAGCCTTGCCTGA
- the LOC117440220 gene encoding voltage-gated delayed rectifier potassium channel KCNH5-like — protein MHGGKRGLVAPQNTFLENIVRRSSETSFLLGNAQILEWPVVYSNDGFCKLSGYHRAEVMHRSSSCNFMYGDLTDKNTIDKIRQTFDNYESQFYEVLLYTKNRLPIWLYMQVAPIRNENDKVVLFLCTFRDITLFKQPIEDESTKGWTKFARLTRALTNNRNVVQQLAPLSSTEVCHKPSRLAEALQLGSDILPQYKQEAPKTPPHIILHYCTFKTTWDWVILILTFYTAIMVPYNVSFKTKQNNLASLVLDSVVDVVFLIDIVLNFHTTFVGPAGEVVSDARLIRMNYLKTWFVIDLLSCLPYDIINGFEHVDEDIIASATQTSHLRESFHRNTTRTEDSFLPQGLSSLFSSLKVIRLLRLGRVARKLDHYLEYGAAVLLLLVCVFGLVAHWLACIWYSIGDYEVIDETTNTIKTDSWLYQLALSIGTPYRYNASGTGQWEGGPNKDTLYISSLYFTMTSLTTIGFGNIAPATDGEKIFSVAMMMVGSLLYATIFGNVTTIFQQMYTNTNRYHEMLNNVREFLKLYQVPKGLSERVMDFIVSTWAMSRGIDTDKVLSICPKDMRADICVHLNRQVFNDHPAFRLASDGCLRSLAVEFQTTHCAPGDLIFHIGESVDTLCFVVCGSLEVIQDDEVIAILGKGDVFGDVFWKETTQARACANVRALTYCDLHVIRKEALMRVLDFYTAFANTFSRNLILTCNLRKRVIFRKIADVKREQERQRNEVTLSIPEDHPVRKLFQRFRLQRDAQTPGESYFDHNCVQVEPLHHHNSDSNLYTQCQSVPSQQQEYSSSVQNNAPCTGGGSAGSMVAPPQTLIHTEAPEPSGTQEAGESIARPGGENQLCLKVNSPAKVTAAGEAAGARGWAMFKSAASAAPPPAAAAAEPEKTPQKAEEWPKGSETSKQLAVPNKNSEEGGEMGNTEGGNGAEGTEEETSALHKTDSCDSGITKSDLRIDRAGDSRSSFERSPMEKSPFERNPFEHSLGVDPLKHSFVQPVSEQALLQAVLHEAKLELKGDIQKLSGRLLVLESQVSEILRLLSLKRRLSLPPTSSPKPRVRHQEPAADSKQGTPKADDGPF, from the exons ATGCATGGGGGCAAGAGAGGACTGGTGGCCCCGCAGAACACTTTTCTGGAAAATATTGTCCGGCGCTCCAGCG AAACCAGTTTCCTGTTGGGAAATGCACAGATCTTGGAGTGGCCGGTCGTTTACAGCAACGATGGATTCTGCAAGCTATCTGGATACCACCGAGCTGAAGTCATGCACAGGAGCAGCTCGTGCAA TTTCATGTATGGTGACCTGACTGATAAGAACACAATAGACAAAATCAGACAGACCTTTGATAACTACGAGTCCCAGTTCTATGAGGTGCTGCTCTATACAAAGAATA GACTGCCAATATGGCTCTACATGCAGGTAGCTCCAATCAGAAATGAGAACGACAAGGTGGTGCTCTTCCTCTGCACCTTCAGAGACATTACACTTTTTAAACAGCCGATAGAAGACGAGTCAACTAAAG GATGGACAAAATTTGCCAGACTGACACGGGCTCTGACCAACAATCGCAACGTGGTGCAGCAGTTAGCTCCACTGAGCAGCACCGAGGTCTGCCACAAGCCGTCCAGACTGGCCGAG GCTCTCCAGCTGGGATCAGACATCCTCCCTCAGTACAAGCAGGAAGCCCCGAAGACCCCCCCACACATCATCCTCCACTACTGCACCTTCAAGACGACCTGGGACTGGGTCATCCTCATCCTCACCTTCTACACCGCCATCATGGTGCCGTATAACGTCTCTTTTAAGACAAAGCAAAACAATTTGGCCTCGCTGGTGCTGGACAGCGTCGTGGACGTCGTCTTCCTTATTGACATCGTGTTGAACTTCCACACCACCTTCGTGGGTCCTGCTGGGGAGGTGGTTTCAGACGCCAGGCTCATACGCATGAATTACCTGAAGACGTGGTTCGTCATCGACCTGCTGTCCTGCCTGCCCTACGACATCATCAACGGCTTTGAACATGTAGATGAG gatatcatcgCCTCTGCTACCCAAACAAGTCATCTTCGGGAGTCTTTCCACAGGAATACCACACGAACAGAAGATTCGTTTCTGCCA CAGGGTCTCAGCAGCCTGTTCAGCTCCCTGAAGGTGATCCGCCTGCTCCGGTTGGGCCGGGTGGCTCGGAAGTTGGACCACTACCTGGAGTACGGAGCAGCTGTCCTGCTTCTGCTGGTGTGCGTCTTCGGTCTGGTGGCCCACTGGTTGGCCTGCATCTGGTACAGCATCGGGGACTATGAGGTCATCGATGAGACCACCAACACCATAAAGACGGACAGCTGGCTCTACCAGTTGGCCCTGAGCATCGGGACTCCTTACCGATACAACGCCAGCGGGACGGGACAGTGGGAGGGGGGACCCAACAAGGACACGTTGTACATTTCTTCTCTCTACTTCACCATGACGAGTCTCACCACCATCGGATTTGGGAACATCGCTCCGGCCACAGATGGAGAGAAGATTTTCTCCGTGGCGATGATGATGGTGGGCT CGCTGCTATATGCGACTATCTTTGGAAACGTCACCACCATCTTCCAGCAGATGTACACCAACACAAACCGATATCACGAGATGCTCAACAACGTGCGCGAATTCCTGAAGCTCTACCAGGTTCCCAAAGGTCTCAGTGAGCGGGTCATGGACTTCATCGTCTCCACCTGGGCCATGTCAAGGGGCATAGACACAGATAAG GTTCTTTCAATTTGTCCCAAAGACATGCGGGCGGACATCTGCGTGCACCTCAACAGGCAGGTGTTCAACGACCACCCTGCATTCCGCCTGGCGAGCGACGGCTGCCTGCGCTCTCTGGCCGTGGAGTTTCAGACCACCCACTGTGCCCCTGGAGACCTCATCTTCCACATCGGAGAGAGCGTCGACACCCTGTGCTTCGTGGTCTGCGGTTCACTAGAGGTCATTCAGGATGATGAGGTCATCGCAATTCTAG GTAAAGGTGATGTGTTTGGAGACGTGTTCTGGAAAGAGACCACGCAGGCGCGGGCCTGTGCGAACGTCAGAGCTCTGACTTACTGTGATCTGCACGTCATCAGGAAAGAGGCTCTGATGAGGGTGCTGGATTTTTACACAGCGTTCGCCAACACGTTCTCCCGCAACCTCATCCTCACCTGCAATCTACGGAAACGG GTCATCTTCAGAAAGATTGCAGACGTGAAGAGGGAGCAGGAGCGCCAGAGGAACGAGGTGACTCTCTCCATCCCCGAAGACCACCCGGTCCGCAAGCTGTTCCAGAGGTTCAGGCTGCAGAGAGACGCTCAGACCCCGGGGGAGTCCTACTTCGATCACAACTGTGTGCAGGTGGAGCCGCTGCACCACCATAACTCCGACTCAAACTTGTACACGCAGTGTCAGTCTGTCCCCTCTCAGCAGCAGGAGTACAGCTCCTCTGTGCAGAATAATGCCCCCTGCACAGGAGGGGGGTCCGCAGGGAGCATGGTAGCCCCTCCACAAACACTCATCCACACTGAGGCGCCTGAGCCAAGCGGCACACAGGAAGCCGGGGAGTCGATAGCGAGGCCCGGTGGAGAAAACCAGCTATGTCTGAAGGTCAACAGCCCCGCAAAGGTCACTGCTGCAGGTGAAGCTGCCGGGGCTCGAGGCTGGGCAATGTTTAAAAGTGCCGCTTCAGCCGCACcacctcctgctgctgctgctgctgagccGGAAAAGACTCCACAGAAGGCCGAGGAGTGGCCGAAAGGGTCCGAGACCTCAAAGCAGTTAGCAGTCCCCAACAAGAACTCAGAGGAAGGTGGAGAGATGGGGAACACAGAGGGGGGCAACGGGGCGGAGGGGACAGAGGAAGAGACGAGCGCCCTGCACAAAACTGACTCCTGTGACAGCGGCATCACAAAGAGCGACCTACGCATCGACCGAGCAGGAGATTCAAGAAGCTCGTTCGAAAGGAGCCCGATGGAAAAGAGCCCGTTTGAGAGGAACCCGTTCGAGCACAGCCTCGGGGTCGACCCCCTCAAACACTCTTTTGTTCAACCCGTGTCCGAACAAGCGCTCCTTCAGGCCGTCCTGCACGAGGCCAAGCTGGAGCTGAAGGGAGACATTCAGAAACTGAGCGGCCGCCTGCTGGTGCTCGAGTCTCAGGTGAGCGAGATCCTCCGCCTGCTGTCGTTAAAAAGACGACTCTCTCTGCCACCGACCTCCTCCCCGAAGCCCAGAGTGAGACACCAGGAGCCGGCCGCCGACTCCAAGCAGGGCACACCCAAAGCTGACGACGGGCCTTTTTGA